One genomic region from Quercus robur chromosome 4, dhQueRobu3.1, whole genome shotgun sequence encodes:
- the LOC126721702 gene encoding uncharacterized protein LOC126721702, translating to MSLPKRLIQVVDPMLLPREVEGMGVATTAMMATKEDDNDNENEVEEANNTEDYRHIDVDMQKCLLSILNIGILCSLESPKERINMEEVIKELQLIKSTFVGLGIRRARPSRAPVLLSICLLLTDPNPDDPLVPEIAHMYKTEKAKCETTARTGTEKYASS from the exons ATGTCCTTACCAAAAAGGCTCATTCAAGTTGTTGATCCAATGCTTTTGCCAAGAGAAGTTGAAGGAATGGGAGTAGCAACTACAGCAATGATGGCAACAAAAGAAGATGATAATGACAATGAAAATGAAGTAGAAGAAGCTAATAATACTGAGGACTATAGGCATATTGATGTGGATATGCAAAAATGCTTACTATCAATCCTTAATATCGGAATCTTATGTTCATTGGAATCTCCAAAAGAGAGAATCAATATGGAGGAAGTCATTAAGGAACTACAATTGATAAAAAGTACTTTTGTTGGTTTGGGGATTCGTAGAGCTAGACCAAGTAGAGCTCCA GTGCTGTTGTCAATATGCTTACTACTGACAGATCCAAACCCGGACGATCCTCTTGTCCCCGAGATTGCTCATATGTACAAGACCGAAAAAGCCAAGTGTGAGACTACTGCTCGAACTGGGACTGAGAAATATGCGAGCTCTTGA